A window from Myripristis murdjan chromosome 11, fMyrMur1.1, whole genome shotgun sequence encodes these proteins:
- the LOC115367603 gene encoding zinc finger protein 865-like, with the protein MFQFSKYPMDILEMLSGHQAHQFKGLGLERQLSHQQQVQLQHQQQLQQQHQPTADTSGSLLSGLGLGSLQGSRSNAFADSSSIFAKMSAPPPPISHQSQSSSSSHSSRKSSKISSSSSSGSGSSSSGYPQFLRPFHPAEAALAQEQLHSGMGRFDFGGTSSGSSAGVIGGVVASAPPPPPLHPGLSVPQPSPGPSSSSPSPSTSASASNNPSGSTAVPLVGQSDPRSLHQQFSCMLAANQYFLSGVPTNSSLEQFLVQQGTHNHLGLGLGQGATESNSALAPPPALHSSHSHSHTAPQPQQQQQQLAPHALSHPHSHTHHPHPLHPAPQPAPLGGFDFQGIPVLSSNQIASLMQQEAGLPLPLPLHLSLSKDEASKTGDSSSASVSSGGSRRKKAMAGYLPQRKSDGGSHSHSSHSSHSHSHSSSSVSNCHNSSSSGHSQSSSSGLVGGGSGGVGISGIGSEPQHSSLLSSSSQQQSSSTVSSSSSSAPPSSNSTSVLVANGNQQLPKPQESHNALGSSGSSSQPEPEPLYHCGECGKTFTHLSSLRRHLRSHGLTPESQSRKSNRNSPSPERIFCCGECGKGFKKRGHLLQHSVTHSQNRPFVCSICQKSFNRRESLTRHEKIHDEKPFRCPACGRCFRESTSLLNHAASGTCGKPPRSSKNRTSTGGSGTSNPSSNSKMGSSADGPGMANDKYATDYSRNRYQSQSSYSSGVDDYRRSQSSSLYSSESSLGNGMGSQTLRKAPLAPTLHPHPQNQQQQQHHHHQPPQQQPHLPLSSLLDDSEDEVTSSAMSAIAAAAAASCDINTESREGERRDIIGGLLGGLGFGNMGGPSSTSGSLSGSTIPLTHPTQPHTKPKRPRKPREKRDPGTIVRRRRSPAPPGDGSERPYGCQICGKRFRRAETLRRHNRVHTGEKPHACDVCGKMFREPFHLTKHLTVHSGQKNYKCNLCGKVFAYAQSLVRHGKLHRKGEIDNEGRRIKGAAAAISQVANSGNSDYYSYSQGEKSPTSGTPSQRLYTCTVCWKSFRHHFHLTAHQQTVHGGGVGLEKSFRCEVCGKAFAYSNSLVRHKLSQHGIDRSGQRVTQPQPSGYPPLFYDSGSSTSYAGAPHMPQVASGQQHPFHYRSKNYQKRHGQTKKQRKKKRRVVIHSIMRDGKLVGVPLSKATRRKLLLLRKKRGKLQAQLNRKKLLAQLRIRGGVMKVKSWCGGAVRVTGLTSMEVPVKRFPCPICPSTTYAMQASLLIHHAIRHPPRNSGRHARLKCQVCGRRTSSLHKALKHRGHHLKQAAFQCLKCRHQFWNPKLLARHKYSCRGLSGGGSGNWGLMKMKSPSSQDSSGHQTDGEGQVNSPVQVSVPVLVQPERSTVLTEYSQ; encoded by the coding sequence ATGTTCCAGTTCAGCAAGTACCCCATGGACATTTTAGAAATGCTAAGTGGACACCAAGCCCATCAGTTCAAAGGCCTTGGATTAGAACGACAACTGAGCCACCAACAGCAAGTCCAGCTAcagcatcaacagcagctccagcagcagcatcagcccACTGCTGACACCTCTGGGAGTCTCCTGTCTGGACTTGGACTCGGGTCCCTTCAGGGGTCTCGAAGCAACGCCTTTGCTGATTCGTCGTCCATCTTCGCCAAAATGAGTGCCCCTCCCCCACCCATCTCCCACCAAAGCCAGTCATCCTCTTCGTCTCACAGCTCCAGGAAGTCCAGTaagatcagcagcagcagtagcagcggGAGTGGGAGCTCCTCCTCGGGGTACCCCCAGTTTTTACGCCCGTTTCACCCAGCGGAGGCGGCGCTGGCACAGGAGCAGCTCCATTCTGGGATGGGACGTTTTGACTTTGGTGGGACCAGCAGCGGGAGCAGCGCAGGAGTCATTGGAGGTGTCGTTGCCTccgctcctccacctcccccacTGCACCCCGGCCTCTCTGTCCCCCAGCCCTCCCCGGGTCCCTCCTCTTCGtccccttctccctccacctctgcctctgcctccaaTAACCCCTCAGGCAGTACAGCCGTACCCCTAGTCGGTCAGTCAGATCCTCGCAGCTTGCACCAGCAGTTCAGCTGCATGCTTGCTGCCAACCAGTACTTCCTGTCCGGCGTCCCAACCAACAGCAGCCTAGAGCAGTTCCTAGTCCAGCAGGGAACTCACAACCACTTGGGCCTGGGCCTGGGCCAAGGGGCCACAGAGTCAAACTCGGCGCTCGCCCCTCCCCCAGCCCTCCACTCCtctcacagccacagccacacagctccacagccacagcagcaacagcagcagctggcccCTCATGCCTTATCTCATCCACACAGCCATACTCACCACCCCCACCCTTTACACCCGGCCCCCCAGCCTGCCCCACTGGGCGGCTTTGATTTCCAAGGCATTCCGGTCCTCTCTTCCAACCAGATAGCGTCTTTAATGCAGCAAGAGGCCggtctccccctccctctgcccctccatctctctctctccaaagaCGAGGCATCAAAGACGGGGGACAGCTCCTCTGCCTCAGTTTCAAGTGGAGGGAGCAGGAGAAAGAAAGCGATGGCTGGCTACCTCCCCCAGAGGAAATCGGATGGTGGTAGCCACAGTCACAGCAGCCACAGTAGTCACAGTCATAGccatagcagcagcagcgttAGTAACTGCCATAACAGCAGCTCGAGTGGGCACAGTCAGAGCTCATCGTCAGGCCTTGTGGGAGGGGGATCTGGGGGTGTTGGGATAAGCGGCATCGGAAGCGAGCCACAgcattcctctctcctctcgtcATCCTCCCAGCAACAGTCGTCCTccactgtctcctcctcctcttcatctgccCCTCCTTCCTCTAACTCCACCTCAGTGCTTGTAGCCAATGGTAACCAACAACTGCCCAAACCCCAAGAGAGCCACAATGCTTTGGGGTCCTCTGGTTCGTCCAGCCAGCCTGAACCAGAACCCCTTTACCATTGTGGTGAATGTGGCAAAACATTCACCCACCTCTCCAGCCTTCGTCGCCACCTTCGCAGTCATGGCTTAACACCTGAAAGCCAGAGCAGGAAGTCGAACCGTAACTCCCCCAGCCCTGAAAGGATATTCTGCTGCGGCGAGTGTGGAAAGGGATTCAAAAAGAGGGGTCACCTGCTTCAGCACAGCGTCACCCACTCCCAAAATCGGCCTTTTGTTTGCAGCATCTGCCAAAAGTCTTTCAACCGTCGTGAGTCACTAACAAGGCATGAAAAGATTCATGATGAGAAGCCGTTCCGCTGCCCGGCATGTGGGCGTTGCTTCCGTGAAAGTACCTCTCTTCTCAACCACGCTGCCTCAGGCACCTGCGGCAAACCTCCCCGCAGCTCAAAGAACCGGACCAGCACTGGAGGGAGTGGAACATCCAACCcgagcagcaacagcaaaatggGAAGCAGTGCAGATGGGCCGGGTATGGCTAATGACAAGTATGCTACAGATTATTCCAGAAACCGTTACCAGAGCCAGTCGTCCTATAGCAGCGGGGTAGACGACTACAGGCGATCGCAGTCTTCGTCTCTGTATTCCTCAGAAAGTTCCCTGGGCAACGGCATGGGCTCCCAGACCCTCCGGAAAGCTCCTTTAGCCCCAACTCTCCATCCTCACCCCCAGaatcagcaacagcaacagcatcaccatcaccaaccaccacaacagcagccccacctccccctctcctccctgttgGATGATTCAGAGGACGAGGTCACCAGCAGTGCCATGTCTGCCATCGCCGCCGCAGCTGCGGCTTCTTGTGATATCAACACAGAGAGCcgagaaggagaaaggagggatATCATAGGAGGCCTCTTGGGAGGGCTAGGCTTCGGGAACATGGGCGGGCCGTCATCCACATCTGGCAGCCTTAGCGGCTCCACCATTCCTCTCACCCACCCCACCCAGCCCCACACTAAGCCCAAGAGGCCGAGGAAACCCAGGGAGAAGAGGGACCCAGGGACCATAGTCAGGCGGAGGAGGAGCCCAGCACCTCCAGGGGATGGGTCAGAGAGGCCGTATGGATGCCAGATTTGTGGCAAGCGCTTCAGGAGGGCAGAGACCCTGCGTCGCCACAACCGTGTCCACACAGGTGAGAAGCCTCATGCCTGTGATGTATGTGGGAAAATGTTCCGCGAGCCCTTCCACCTCACCAAGCATCTGACCGTACACTCGGGACAGAAGAATTACAAGTGCAATCTGTGTGGGAAGGTGTTCGCCTATGCTCAGAGCCTGGTGAGACATGGGAAGTTGCACAGAAAAGGGGAAATTGACAATGAGGGGAGGAGAATCAAAGGTGCTGCCGCGGCCATCAGTCAGGTGGCCAATTCGGGAAACTCTGACTACTACTCCTACTCCCAGGGAGAGAAgtctccaacatctggcacccCCTCCCAGAGGCTTTACACCTGTACAGTGTGTTGGAAATCATTCCGCCACCACTTTCACCTGACGGCACATCAACAAACCGTCCATGGCGGGGGAGTAGGACTAGAGAAGTCCTTTCGTTGCGAAGTATGCGGCAAAGCCTTCGCCTACTCCAACAGCTTAGTCCGGCACAAGCTTTCTCAGCATGGCATCGACCGCAGCGGCCAGCGTGTCACTCAGCCCCAGCCATCCGGATACCCTCCCCTTTTTTATGATTCCGGATCAAGTACCAGCTACGCTGGGGCGCCTCACATGCCGCAAGTGGCCTCTGGACAGCAGCACCCTTTTCACTACCGATCAAAAAACTACCAGAAACGGCATGGACAGACAAAAAAgcaacggaaaaaaaaaaggcgggTGGTAATTCACAGCATCATGAGAGACGGGAAGCTGGTGGGCGTCCCACTGAGTAAAGCTACCCGCAGGAAGCTGCTtctcctgagaaaaaaaagaggcaaactGCAGGCCCAgcttaacagaaaaaaactcctGGCCCAGCTGAGGATCAGAGGCGGTGTAATGAAAGTGAAATCCTGGTGTGGAGGTGCTGTCAGAGTGACCGGGCTCACCTCCATGGAAGTCCCCGTTAAGCGCTTTCCCTGCCCAATCTGCCCCAGTACCACATACGCCATGCAGGCCTCTCTGCTGATACACCATGCCATAAGGCATCCACCAAGAAACTCAGGCCGCCACGCCCGTCTGAAGTGCCAGGTGTGTGGAAGACGCACCAGCTCATTACACAAAGCACTCAAACACAGGGGCCACCATCTAAAGCAAGCTGCGTTCCAATGCCTCAAATGCCGACATCAGTTCTGGAACCCCAAACTTCTGGCCCGCCACAAATACTCCTGCCGGGGACTGTCCGGAGGAGGGAGTGGTAACTGGGGACTGATGAAGATGAAATCGCCGTCATCTCAAGACAGCAGCGGGCACCAGACTGACGGTGAAGGCCAGGTCAACTCACCGGTCCAGGTGTCGGTTCCAGTTCTGGTCCAGCCTGAGAGATCAACGGTTCTGACTGAGTACAGCCAGTAA